A segment of the Pseudomonas serboccidentalis genome:
TGCAGGCGTCCGCCCTCGAAGTCCAGCCGCAACCGCCAGCCTTCGACCTCGACCGAAACCAGGCCTGTATCGCCCGGTTCCTCGACAGGTCGCAGGGACAGCACGCCCAGCGCCGCATCGCGCAGGCACTGGCAAACTTCACGGGCGGTGAGCACGCAGGACATTTTCAACTCAAGTGACAGAACACAGCGTGCCAGCATAGAGCGCAGGCGCCGTGCTGTCAGCGACACTGGCCCGATTCCTAACTATTCCGTAACATCCGCAACCCTCTTTTCCTCCCGCGAACACCCTCGGCCATGCTCTCAGGCCGTTTAGTCAGGTAAGCCATGAAACCACAACGTCTGCGCGCCGATGTCCTGGCCGGACTCACCACCTCGTTTGCCCTGTTGCCCGAATGCATTGCGTTTGCGCTGGTGGCCCACCTCAATCCGCTGATGGGCCTGTACGGCGCCTTCATCATTTGCACGTTGACCGCGTTGTTCGGCGGTCGGCCGGGGATGGTCTCCGGGGCGGCGGGTTCGATGGCGGTGGTGATCGTCGCGCTGGTGGTGCAGCACGGCGTGCAGTACCTGCTGGCGACGGTGTTGCTGGGCGGCTTGATCATGATGGCGTTCGGCTTGTTGCGCCTGGGCAAACTGGTGCGCATGGTGCCGCATCCGGTGATGCTCGGCTTCGTCAACGGCCTGGCGATCATCATTGCACTGGCGCAACTGGAGCACTTCAAGAGCGGCGAACACTGGCTCAGCGGCACGCCGTTGTACCTGATGACCGGGCTGGTGTTGCTGACCATGGCCATCGTCTACATCCTGCCGCGCCTGACCCGCGCGGTGCCGCCGGCCCTGGTAGCGATCCTCGGCGTGGGGCTGCTGGTCTACCTGTTCGGCCTGCCGACCCGCACCCTTGGCGACATGGCGCACATCGCTGGCGGTCTACCGAGCTTCGCGCTGCCGGACATCCCGTGGAATCTGGAAACCCTGCGCATCATCGCCCCCTACGCGATTCTGATGGCGCTGGTCGGTCTGCTGGAAACCCTGCTGACCCTCAACCTCACCGACGAAATCACTGAAACCCGTGGCTACCCGGATCGCGAATGCGTAGCGCTGGGCGCGGCGAACATGGTCTCCGGTGCGTTCGGGGGCATGGGCGGTTGCGCGATGATCGGCCAGACCGTGATCAACCTCAGCTCTGGCGGGCGTGGGCGCTGGTCCGGGGTGGTGGCGGGCGTGCTGATTCTGTTGTTCATCCTGTTCCTGTCACCGCTGATCGAGCGGATTCCGCTGGCGGCGCTGGTGGGCGTGATGTTCGTGGTCTCGCAGCAGACCTTCGCCTGGGCCTCGTTGCGGGTATTGAACAAAGTGCCGCTCAACGATGTGCTGGTGATCATCGCGGTGACCACCATCACCGTGTTCACCGATCTGGCCACCGCCGTACTGTGCGGGATCATCATCGCCGCGCTGAACTTCGCCTGGCAGCAGGCTCGCGAGTTGTACGCCGATGAGCATCTGGAAGCCGACGGCAGCAAACTCTACCGCCTGCACGGCACGCTGTTTTTCGCCTCGACCACGCCGTTCCTCAACCAGTTCGACCCGGCCAATGACCCGACCAAGGTGACGCTGGATTGCCGGCATCTGAGCTTTGTCGATTACTCGGCGATTGCCGCGTTGAAGACTTTGCGCGAGCGTTACGAGAAAGCAGGGAAGGAGTTGCAGGTGTTTCATCTGTCCGAGCGCTGCAAGAAGCTGCTGAAACGCGCCGGCGTGGAACATCACTGATCAATAGTGGGAGCGAGTCCGCTCGCGAAGGCGTTCTGTCATTCAACCCTGAAGTTGACTGAACCAACACTTTCGCGAGCGGGCTCGCTCCACATTCTTTCTGGTTTCAGGCAGCAGGCGGGAAGTCGATATCGGTCAGCGCCGCGTTGTTCAGGTAGTTGGTCAGCGTCTGCACCGCCACCAGAGCAATCACTTCAATGAGCTTGCTGTCATCAATGCCGGCAGCACGGGCGGCGGCGATCTGCTCATCGCTCAGGTGGCCGCGGTTTTGCGTCAACTGCTGGGCGAGGGCGGCGTAGGCGTTGAGTTCACCTTGACGCGCCGCGCCGATGTCCTGCGCCGAGAGTCCCGCCTTGCTGGCAAACAGGCTGTGCGCCGCCAGGCAATAATCGCAGCCGTTGACCTGTGACGTGGCGAGATACACCGCTTCTTTTTCCTTGGTGCTCAGCGACGTCTTGCCCAGGATCGTCGAGGCCTGCACGTAGGTTTCCAGGGCCACCGGAGCTTTGGCCAGGGTGGTGAAGAGATTGGGCAGGAAGCCGATTTTCCTCTTGACCCCTTCGAGAATCGGGCGGGTGGCATCAGTGGCGTGTTCAAGGTGGGTAGCGTGAATGCGGCTCATGGTGATTCTCCAGAAGTCCGGTGCGAAGTGCGCCGGGGATGGAGGCCATGTTATTGAGCGCGACTGGTGCTTTGGCGGCAAATCGTCGAGGATATGCGACAGATCGTCCAAATCTGTTGAGGGAGTCTTCCATGGATCGCCTCTCCACGTTGCTCAGCCATTTCGGCGTGAACGCCGGTACCTTTCACAGCGGCACGTTTTGCGGCGTCGGTATGCACGAGGACGAACCGGTTGGGCATGTGCATCTGTTGCAGGCCGGCGAGTTGCTGCTCAAACCGGGCACTGAACGCGAGATCCGCGTCAATGAACCCTCACTGATTTTCTTCCCCAGACCCTTCACACACCGTATGGCAGCCGACGAGGCCATGGGCGCGCAACTGGTCTGCGCCACGCTGACGTTTGACGGTGGTTCGGGCAATGCCCTGGCGGCCGCGTTGCCGGATTATCTGGTGCTCAAACTCACGGATGTGCCGGAGTTGGGCAACACCCTGGAGTGGCTGTTCAGAGAGGCCTTTGACGGTCATTGCGGACGCGTGGCGGTGATGGATCGTCTGTTCGAACTGCTGGTGATCCTGCTGTTGCGGCACCTGATCAGCAGCCGTGTTCAGCAACCGGGCATGATGGCCGGGCTGGCCGACCCGCGCTTGTCCCGCGCCTTGACCCTGATGCATGAGCAACCGGCCAAACCCTGGCGCGTGGCGGATCTGGCGACTGCCGCCAACCAGTCTCGCGCGGGATTCGCCGAGCAGTTTCGCCGCGTTGTCGGGCAGTCGCCGGCCGATTATCTGGTGAGCTGGCGCATCAGTCTGGCGCAGAAGCGTCTGCGTGAGGGCCGGCCGATCGCGCTGATCGCTGAAGAGGTCGGTTATGAAAGTCCTTCGGC
Coding sequences within it:
- a CDS encoding DUF7693 family protein, which codes for MSCVLTAREVCQCLRDAALGVLSLRPVEEPGDTGLVSVEVEGWRLRLDFEGGRLHHCERARAPDGREGNLETWQRYGTNPVNLLSTWELAQIERLLAQPRRCLAE
- a CDS encoding SulP family inorganic anion transporter, producing the protein MKPQRLRADVLAGLTTSFALLPECIAFALVAHLNPLMGLYGAFIICTLTALFGGRPGMVSGAAGSMAVVIVALVVQHGVQYLLATVLLGGLIMMAFGLLRLGKLVRMVPHPVMLGFVNGLAIIIALAQLEHFKSGEHWLSGTPLYLMTGLVLLTMAIVYILPRLTRAVPPALVAILGVGLLVYLFGLPTRTLGDMAHIAGGLPSFALPDIPWNLETLRIIAPYAILMALVGLLETLLTLNLTDEITETRGYPDRECVALGAANMVSGAFGGMGGCAMIGQTVINLSSGGRGRWSGVVAGVLILLFILFLSPLIERIPLAALVGVMFVVSQQTFAWASLRVLNKVPLNDVLVIIAVTTITVFTDLATAVLCGIIIAALNFAWQQARELYADEHLEADGSKLYRLHGTLFFASTTPFLNQFDPANDPTKVTLDCRHLSFVDYSAIAALKTLRERYEKAGKELQVFHLSERCKKLLKRAGVEHH
- a CDS encoding carboxymuconolactone decarboxylase family protein; the protein is MSRIHATHLEHATDATRPILEGVKRKIGFLPNLFTTLAKAPVALETYVQASTILGKTSLSTKEKEAVYLATSQVNGCDYCLAAHSLFASKAGLSAQDIGAARQGELNAYAALAQQLTQNRGHLSDEQIAAARAAGIDDSKLIEVIALVAVQTLTNYLNNAALTDIDFPPAA
- a CDS encoding AraC family transcriptional regulator, translating into MDRLSTLLSHFGVNAGTFHSGTFCGVGMHEDEPVGHVHLLQAGELLLKPGTEREIRVNEPSLIFFPRPFTHRMAADEAMGAQLVCATLTFDGGSGNALAAALPDYLVLKLTDVPELGNTLEWLFREAFDGHCGRVAVMDRLFELLVILLLRHLISSRVQQPGMMAGLADPRLSRALTLMHEQPAKPWRVADLATAANQSRAGFAEQFRRVVGQSPADYLVSWRISLAQKRLREGRPIALIAEEVGYESPSALARAFRRKTGLSPREWKGGV